The following coding sequences lie in one Phacochoerus africanus isolate WHEZ1 chromosome 12, ROS_Pafr_v1, whole genome shotgun sequence genomic window:
- the EFCAB2 gene encoding dynein regulatory complex protein 8 isoform X6: MSPNDQRQEQEGFQALLLNTSSKPEKSGLRPRFWKEEDDVRDGARGARRGFRPPGRQRVVAGTGRARARSSPPTPPPRSRVFFPWDSETPILRAGLAVGQEGAGMPRPRLATGLSRATAPQQDGGRQREGRHR; encoded by the coding sequence ATGTCCCCAAATGATCAGAGACAAGAACAGGAGGGGTTCCAGGCTTTATTATTAAATACTTCCTCCAAGCCAGAGAAATCTGGGCTCAGGCCTCGGTTCTGGAAGGAGGAGGATGATGTGAGGGACGGGGCGCGGGGGGCGCGTCGAGGCTTCCGGCCTCCAGGGCGTCAGAGGGTCGTGGCGGGAACCGGGAGGGCGCGCGCTCGgagctccccccccaccccacccccccgctccAGGGTCTTTTTCCCTTGGGACTCGGAGACGCCCATCCTCCGGGCCGGCCTCGCcgtggggcaggagggggccgGGATGCCGCGACCTCGCCTAGCGACCGGCCTCTCCCGGGCGACGGCGCCGCAACAAGATGGCGGACGACAGAGAGAGGGAAGGCACAG